A genomic stretch from Chitinophaga agri includes:
- a CDS encoding xylulokinase — MRYTIGYDIGSSSVKAALLDVETGKCLATAISPAQEMPMLAPVAGWAEQDPEMWWQEVQNATKKLQQQHPFDGNAVAGIGIAYQMHGLVCVDKDQQVLRPSIIWCDSRAVEIGNEAFNSLGHNWSLQYLLNSPGNFTASKLRWVQQFEPEIYERIDKIMLPGDFIAMRLTGEAATTISGLSEGIFWDFSGRQVSPVLLKHYNIDERLLSTIVPTFGLQGKVTSKAAAILGIAAGTPVTYRAGDQPNNAFSLNVLKPGEAATTAGTSGVVYAVHDHIAFDEESRVNTFVHVNDTKEAPRNGVLMCLNGTGIMNSWLRQVTGNLDYNEMNILAAKAPAGSRGLNIYPFGNGAERILSNKETGAVFNGINFNIHSREHLLRAAQEGIVFALKYGMDIMTGMGLNIHRVRAGQANMFLSPLFREVFANTANVVIELYNTDGAQGAARAAGIGAGLYSEQDAFRGMECLATIEPDAALQQQYAGIYNQWLDGLQHIIK; from the coding sequence ATGAGATATACGATTGGATACGACATCGGTTCCTCCTCCGTGAAAGCGGCACTGCTGGATGTTGAAACGGGAAAATGCCTGGCTACAGCCATCAGTCCTGCACAGGAAATGCCTATGCTGGCACCTGTAGCCGGATGGGCAGAACAGGATCCGGAAATGTGGTGGCAGGAAGTACAAAATGCGACGAAAAAACTACAGCAACAGCATCCCTTTGATGGGAATGCTGTTGCTGGTATTGGTATCGCCTACCAGATGCACGGTCTGGTGTGTGTAGACAAAGACCAACAGGTACTGCGTCCTTCTATTATATGGTGTGACAGCCGTGCGGTTGAAATAGGTAATGAGGCCTTCAACAGCCTGGGACATAACTGGTCCCTGCAATATCTGCTGAATTCACCTGGTAACTTCACGGCTTCGAAATTGCGCTGGGTACAGCAGTTCGAGCCTGAGATCTATGAGCGCATTGACAAGATTATGCTGCCGGGCGACTTTATTGCCATGCGTCTGACAGGCGAAGCCGCTACTACGATCTCCGGGCTTTCTGAAGGGATCTTCTGGGATTTCAGCGGCCGTCAGGTTTCACCTGTATTACTGAAGCATTATAATATCGATGAACGCCTGTTGTCAACCATAGTGCCTACATTCGGTCTACAGGGAAAAGTGACTTCAAAGGCTGCTGCCATACTAGGTATCGCTGCCGGCACACCGGTAACCTACCGTGCAGGTGACCAGCCGAACAATGCGTTTTCTCTTAACGTATTGAAACCGGGTGAAGCTGCAACGACTGCGGGTACTTCCGGTGTAGTCTACGCTGTGCATGATCATATAGCTTTTGATGAAGAAAGCCGTGTGAATACATTCGTGCATGTTAATGATACAAAAGAAGCACCCCGCAATGGTGTATTAATGTGTCTTAACGGTACCGGTATCATGAACAGCTGGTTAAGACAGGTAACAGGTAACCTGGATTATAATGAAATGAATATCCTGGCAGCAAAAGCGCCTGCCGGTTCCCGGGGCTTAAACATTTATCCTTTTGGTAATGGAGCAGAACGTATCCTGAGCAATAAGGAAACTGGTGCAGTATTCAACGGGATTAACTTCAATATACACAGTCGTGAACACCTGCTGCGCGCCGCACAGGAAGGTATCGTATTTGCCCTGAAATATGGTATGGATATCATGACCGGAATGGGACTGAACATCCACCGTGTAAGGGCAGGACAGGCTAATATGTTCCTCAGTCCTCTTTTCCGCGAAGTATTTGCCAATACCGCCAATGTAGTGATCGAACTGTATAATACAGACGGGGCACAGGGGGCAGCAAGAGCTGCCGGTATAGGGGCAGGACTTTACAGTGAACAGGATGCATTCCGCGGCATGGAATGCCTGGCTACCATCGAGCCGGATGCCGCTTTACAACAACAGTATGCTGGTATCTACAACCAGTGGCTGGATGGCTTACAGCATATTATAAAGTAA